One genomic region from Apodemus sylvaticus chromosome 1, mApoSyl1.1, whole genome shotgun sequence encodes:
- the LOC127695411 gene encoding integrin alpha-X isoform X2: MSCARIAFLLLMVFVSCLGFNLDAEKPIHFHMDGAEFGHSVLQYDSSWVVVGAPKEIKAANQTGGLYKCGYLAGKCEPIRLQVPPEAVNMSLGLSLAAATNPSQLLACGPTVHHICRENTYLTGFCFLLTSSFMQNQKFPTVQQECPRQDQDIVFLIDGSGSISSTNFQKMLAFVKAVMRQLQRPSTRFSLMQFSDIFWKHFTFKDFISTSHPSRLLNSVTQLTGYTYTASAIKHVITELFTTQSGARQDATRVLIVITDGRKVGDELNYENVIPMAEAAGIIRYAIGVGAAFYTEQSRKELEAIASTPSHEYMFSVENFDALKDIENQLKEKIFAIEGTETPSSSSFELEVSQEGFSAVFTPDGPVLGAVGSFSWSGGAFLYPPNMRPTFINMSQENMDMRDAYLGYSIALAFWKGAHSLILGAPRHQHMGKVVIFTQESRHWRPKSEVRGTQIGSYFGASLCSVDMDRDGSTDLVLIGVPHYYEQTRGGQVSVCPMPGVRSRWQCVATLHGEQGHPWGRFGAALTVLGDVNGDSVADVAIGAPGEEENRGAVYIFHGASRQDIAPLPSQRISGSQISSKLQYFGQSLSGGQDLTRDGLVDLAVGSKGYMLLLRTRPILRVSSTIHFTPAEISRSVFECQEQAAPEQTLGDVTVCFHIHKSPETQLGDLQSNVIFDLALDPGRLSPRAIFKETKTRALTRVKILGLKKHCERVKMLLPACVEDSVTPITLRLNFSLVGVPISSLQNLQPVLAEDDQTYFTASLPFEKNCGADHICQDDLSIIFGFQNLKSLVVGSNLELNVHVMVSNDGEDSYGTTVTLFYPVGLSFRRAAEGQVFLRRKENQWWQRHGQHPLHLMCDSTPDRIQGLWSTSCSSRHVIFRGGSQMTFLVTFDVSPQAELGDWLLLRAAVSSENGVPETKKTTFQLGIPVKYAVYVVISSHDQFTKYLNFSTSENERTSVVEHRFQVNNLGQRDMPVSINFWVPIELKGEAVWTVMVSHPQNPSTQCYWNRLKPTQSDLLTHMQKNPVLDCSIADCLHFRCDVPSLDIQDELDFILKGNLSFGWISQTSQKKVLLLSEAEITFNTSVYSQLPGQEAFLRAQSKQELLLECEVPSHQCTV; this comes from the exons ATGAGCTGTGCCAGGATAGCCTTTCTTCTGCTGATGG TGTTTGTTTCTTGTCTTGGCTTCAACTTGGATGCAGAGAAGCCGATACATTTTCACATGGATGGTGCTGAGTTTGGACACAGTGTGCTCCAGTACGACAGCTCCTG GGTGGTGGTTGGAGCgccaaaggaaataaaagccGCTAACCAAACAGGTGGCCTCTACAAATGTGGCTATCTCGCAGGCAAATGTGAGCCCATCCGCCTCCAGG TGCCCCCAGAGGCTGTGAACATGTCCCTGGGCCTGTCCCTCGCTGCTGCCACCAACCCTTCCCAGCTGCTG GCTTGTGGTCCTACTGTGCACCACATATGCAGAGAGAATACATACTTGACAGGGTTCTGCTTTCTACTGACGTCATCATTCATGCAGAATCAGAAGTTTCCAACTGTGCAACAGG AGTGTCCAAGGCAGGACCAAGACATCGTGTTCTTGATTGATGGCTCGGGTAGCATCTCTTCCACAAACTTTCAAAAAATGCTGGCCTTTGTTAAAGCTGTGATGAGGCAACTTCAGCGACCTAGCACACGG TTCTCCCTGATGCAGTTCTCAGATATCTTCTGGAAACATTTTACTTTCAAAGACTTCATCTCCACGTCCCACCCTTCAAGACTGTTGAATTCTGTAACACAGCTGACAGGGTACACATACACAGCCTCAGCTATCAAGCATGTCAT AACAGAGCTGTTCACCACCCAGAGCGGAGCTCGGCAAGATGCCACCAGGGTCCTCATTGTCATCACTGATGGGAGGAAAGTAGGGGACGAGTTGAATTATGAAAATGTCATCCCCATGGCAGAGGCTGCAGGCATCATCCGTTATGCAATTGGG GTAGGAGCGGCGTTTTACACAGAACAGTCCAGGAAAGAATTAGAGGCCATTGCCTCGACGCCATCCCACGAGTACATGTTCAGCGTGGAGAACTTTGATGCTTTGAAGGATATTGAGAATCAGCTGAAGGAGAAGATCTTTGCCATTGAGG GTACAGAGACACCAAGCAGCAGTTCTTTTGAATTGGAGGTGTCCCAGGAGGGCTTCAGTGCTGTGTTTACACCT GATGGACCAGTTCTGGGGGCTGTGGGAAGCTTCAGCTGGTCTGGAGGTGCCTTCTTGTACCCTCCAAATATGAGACCCACCTTCATCAACATGTCTCAGGAGAACATGGACATGAGGGACGCTTACCTGG GTTACTCCATCGCACTGGCCTTTTGGAAGGGGGCCCACAGCCTGATCCTGGGGGCCCCTCGCCACCAGCACATGGGGAAGGTTGTCATCTTTACCCAGGAATCCAGGCACTGGAGGCCCAAGTCTGAAGTCAGAGGGACACAG ATCGGCTCCTACTTTGGGGCGTCTCTGTGTTCTGTGGACATGGATAGAGATGGCAGCACTGACTTGGTCCTGATCGGAGTCCCCCATTACTATGAGCAGACCCGAGGGGGGCAGGTATCGGTGTGCCCCATGCCTGGTGTG AGGAGCAGGTGGCAGTGTGTGGCCACCCTCCATGGGGAACAGGGCCACCCTTGGGGCCGCTTTGGGGCAGCTCTGACGGTGCTAGGGGACGTGAATGGGGACAGTGTGGCAGATGTGGCTATTGGTGCACCTGGAGAGGAGGAGAACAGAGGTGCTGTCTACATATTTCATGGAGCCTCGAGGCAGGACATCGCTCCCTTGCCCAGCCAG AGAATTTCAGGATCCCAGATCTCCTCCAAGCTCCAATATTttgggcagtctctgagtggagGTCAGGACCTCACCCGGGATGGACTTGTGGACCTGGCCGTAGGGTCCAAAGGATACATGCTGCTGCTCAG GACCAGACCGATTCTCAGAGTGTCATCAACTATTCACTTCACACCTGCAGAGATTTCCAGGTCTGTGTTTGAGTGTCAGGAGCAGGCGGCCCCTGAGCAGACACTGGGTGATGTCACTGTCTGCTTTCATATTCACAAAAGCCCCGAGACCCAACTAG GTGACCTTCAAAGTAATGTCATATTTGACCTGGCCTTAGACCCTGGCCGCCTGAGTCCCCGGGCCATCTTCAAAGAGACAAAGACCCGGGCTCTGACTCGAGTTAAAATCCTTGGTCTGAAGAAGCACTGTGAACGTGTGAAGATGCTGCTCCCG GCCTGTGTGGAGGACTCAGTGACCCCAATCACTCTGCGCCTCAACTTCTCTCTTGTTGGTGTGCCTATCTCTTCCTTACAAAATCTCCAACCTGTGCTGGCTGAAGATGACCAAACATACTTCACAGCCTCT CTTCCCTTTGAGAAGAACTGTGGTGCTGACCATATCTGCCAGGACGACCTTAGCATCATATTTGGCTTCCAAAA CTTGAAGAGCCTGGTGGTGGGGAGTAACCTGGAGCTGAATGTACACGTGATGGTGTCTAATGATGGCGAAGATTCCTACGGAACCACAGTCACTCTCTTCTACCCAGTGGGTCTGTCCTTTAGACGAGCTGCAGAAGGCCAAGTATTCCTTCGGAGGAAAGAG AACCAGTGGTGGCAGCGGCATGGGCAGCACCCCCTACACCTCATGTGTGACAGCACCCCAGACAGGATTCAGGGCCTCTGGAGcaccagctgcagcagcagaCATGTCATTTTCCGTGGAGGCTCACAG ATGACTTTCTTGGTAACTTTTGACGTTTCCCCCCAAGCTGAGCTGGGGGACTGGCTGCTTCTAAGAGCCGCAGTGAGCAG TGAGAATGGCGTACCTGAGACCAAAAAAACTACCTTCCAGTTGGGGATCCCAGTAAAGTACGCTGTGTACGTCGTGATCAGCAG TCACGACCAATTTACCAAGTATCTTAACTTCTCAACCTCAGAAAACGAGAGAACCAGTGTGGTCGAACATAGATTCCAG GTGAATAATCTGGGGCAGAGAGACATGCCAGTCAGCATCAACTTCTGGGTGCCTATAGAGCTGAAGGGAGAAGCTGTGTGGACAGTGATGGTTTCCCACCCTCAG AACCCGTCCACCCAATGCTATTGGAATAGACTCAAGCCAACACAATCTGACCTCCTGACTCACATGCAAAAGAATCCAGTGCTG GACTGCTCCATTGCTGACTGCCTGCACTTCCGCTGTGACGTTCCCTCCTTGGACATCCAGGATGAGCTTGACTTCATCCTGAAGGGCAACCTCAGCTTTGGCTGGATCAGTCAG ACATCGCAGAAAAAGGTGTTGCTCCTGAGTGAGGCTGAAATCACATTCAACACATCTGTGTACTCCCAGCTGCCGGGACAGGAGGCATTTCTGAGAGCCCAG AGCAAGCAAGAGCTCCTGCTGGAGTGCGAGGTTCCCAGTCACCAGTGCACTGTGTGA
- the LOC127695411 gene encoding integrin alpha-X isoform X1, with protein MSCARIAFLLLMVFVSCLGFNLDAEKPIHFHMDGAEFGHSVLQYDSSWVVVGAPKEIKAANQTGGLYKCGYLAGKCEPIRLQVPPEAVNMSLGLSLAAATNPSQLLACGPTVHHICRENTYLTGFCFLLTSSFMQNQKFPTVQQECPRQDQDIVFLIDGSGSISSTNFQKMLAFVKAVMRQLQRPSTRFSLMQFSDIFWKHFTFKDFISTSHPSRLLNSVTQLTGYTYTASAIKHVITELFTTQSGARQDATRVLIVITDGRKVGDELNYENVIPMAEAAGIIRYAIGVGAAFYTEQSRKELEAIASTPSHEYMFSVENFDALKDIENQLKEKIFAIEGTETPSSSSFELEVSQEGFSAVFTPDGPVLGAVGSFSWSGGAFLYPPNMRPTFINMSQENMDMRDAYLGYSIALAFWKGAHSLILGAPRHQHMGKVVIFTQESRHWRPKSEVRGTQIGSYFGASLCSVDMDRDGSTDLVLIGVPHYYEQTRGGQVSVCPMPGVRSRWQCVATLHGEQGHPWGRFGAALTVLGDVNGDSVADVAIGAPGEEENRGAVYIFHGASRQDIAPLPSQRISGSQISSKLQYFGQSLSGGQDLTRDGLVDLAVGSKGYMLLLRTRPILRVSSTIHFTPAEISRSVFECQEQAAPEQTLGDVTVCFHIHKSPETQLGDLQSNVIFDLALDPGRLSPRAIFKETKTRALTRVKILGLKKHCERVKMLLPACVEDSVTPITLRLNFSLVGVPISSLQNLQPVLAEDDQTYFTASLPFEKNCGADHICQDDLSIIFGFQNLKSLVVGSNLELNVHVMVSNDGEDSYGTTVTLFYPVGLSFRRAAEGQVFLRRKENQWWQRHGQHPLHLMCDSTPDRIQGLWSTSCSSRHVIFRGGSQMTFLVTFDVSPQAELGDWLLLRAAVSSENGVPETKKTTFQLGIPVKYAVYVVISSHDQFTKYLNFSTSENERTSVVEHRFQVNNLGQRDMPVSINFWVPIELKGEAVWTVMVSHPQNPSTQCYWNRLKPTQSDLLTHMQKNPVLDCSIADCLHFRCDVPSLDIQDELDFILKGNLSFGWISQTSQKKVLLLSEAEITFNTSVYSQLPGQEAFLRAQMKTVLEMYEVHNPVPLIVGSSVGGLLLLALITAVLYKAGFFKRQYKEMLEEATGQFVSENGTPSPQVAQ; from the exons ATGAGCTGTGCCAGGATAGCCTTTCTTCTGCTGATGG TGTTTGTTTCTTGTCTTGGCTTCAACTTGGATGCAGAGAAGCCGATACATTTTCACATGGATGGTGCTGAGTTTGGACACAGTGTGCTCCAGTACGACAGCTCCTG GGTGGTGGTTGGAGCgccaaaggaaataaaagccGCTAACCAAACAGGTGGCCTCTACAAATGTGGCTATCTCGCAGGCAAATGTGAGCCCATCCGCCTCCAGG TGCCCCCAGAGGCTGTGAACATGTCCCTGGGCCTGTCCCTCGCTGCTGCCACCAACCCTTCCCAGCTGCTG GCTTGTGGTCCTACTGTGCACCACATATGCAGAGAGAATACATACTTGACAGGGTTCTGCTTTCTACTGACGTCATCATTCATGCAGAATCAGAAGTTTCCAACTGTGCAACAGG AGTGTCCAAGGCAGGACCAAGACATCGTGTTCTTGATTGATGGCTCGGGTAGCATCTCTTCCACAAACTTTCAAAAAATGCTGGCCTTTGTTAAAGCTGTGATGAGGCAACTTCAGCGACCTAGCACACGG TTCTCCCTGATGCAGTTCTCAGATATCTTCTGGAAACATTTTACTTTCAAAGACTTCATCTCCACGTCCCACCCTTCAAGACTGTTGAATTCTGTAACACAGCTGACAGGGTACACATACACAGCCTCAGCTATCAAGCATGTCAT AACAGAGCTGTTCACCACCCAGAGCGGAGCTCGGCAAGATGCCACCAGGGTCCTCATTGTCATCACTGATGGGAGGAAAGTAGGGGACGAGTTGAATTATGAAAATGTCATCCCCATGGCAGAGGCTGCAGGCATCATCCGTTATGCAATTGGG GTAGGAGCGGCGTTTTACACAGAACAGTCCAGGAAAGAATTAGAGGCCATTGCCTCGACGCCATCCCACGAGTACATGTTCAGCGTGGAGAACTTTGATGCTTTGAAGGATATTGAGAATCAGCTGAAGGAGAAGATCTTTGCCATTGAGG GTACAGAGACACCAAGCAGCAGTTCTTTTGAATTGGAGGTGTCCCAGGAGGGCTTCAGTGCTGTGTTTACACCT GATGGACCAGTTCTGGGGGCTGTGGGAAGCTTCAGCTGGTCTGGAGGTGCCTTCTTGTACCCTCCAAATATGAGACCCACCTTCATCAACATGTCTCAGGAGAACATGGACATGAGGGACGCTTACCTGG GTTACTCCATCGCACTGGCCTTTTGGAAGGGGGCCCACAGCCTGATCCTGGGGGCCCCTCGCCACCAGCACATGGGGAAGGTTGTCATCTTTACCCAGGAATCCAGGCACTGGAGGCCCAAGTCTGAAGTCAGAGGGACACAG ATCGGCTCCTACTTTGGGGCGTCTCTGTGTTCTGTGGACATGGATAGAGATGGCAGCACTGACTTGGTCCTGATCGGAGTCCCCCATTACTATGAGCAGACCCGAGGGGGGCAGGTATCGGTGTGCCCCATGCCTGGTGTG AGGAGCAGGTGGCAGTGTGTGGCCACCCTCCATGGGGAACAGGGCCACCCTTGGGGCCGCTTTGGGGCAGCTCTGACGGTGCTAGGGGACGTGAATGGGGACAGTGTGGCAGATGTGGCTATTGGTGCACCTGGAGAGGAGGAGAACAGAGGTGCTGTCTACATATTTCATGGAGCCTCGAGGCAGGACATCGCTCCCTTGCCCAGCCAG AGAATTTCAGGATCCCAGATCTCCTCCAAGCTCCAATATTttgggcagtctctgagtggagGTCAGGACCTCACCCGGGATGGACTTGTGGACCTGGCCGTAGGGTCCAAAGGATACATGCTGCTGCTCAG GACCAGACCGATTCTCAGAGTGTCATCAACTATTCACTTCACACCTGCAGAGATTTCCAGGTCTGTGTTTGAGTGTCAGGAGCAGGCGGCCCCTGAGCAGACACTGGGTGATGTCACTGTCTGCTTTCATATTCACAAAAGCCCCGAGACCCAACTAG GTGACCTTCAAAGTAATGTCATATTTGACCTGGCCTTAGACCCTGGCCGCCTGAGTCCCCGGGCCATCTTCAAAGAGACAAAGACCCGGGCTCTGACTCGAGTTAAAATCCTTGGTCTGAAGAAGCACTGTGAACGTGTGAAGATGCTGCTCCCG GCCTGTGTGGAGGACTCAGTGACCCCAATCACTCTGCGCCTCAACTTCTCTCTTGTTGGTGTGCCTATCTCTTCCTTACAAAATCTCCAACCTGTGCTGGCTGAAGATGACCAAACATACTTCACAGCCTCT CTTCCCTTTGAGAAGAACTGTGGTGCTGACCATATCTGCCAGGACGACCTTAGCATCATATTTGGCTTCCAAAA CTTGAAGAGCCTGGTGGTGGGGAGTAACCTGGAGCTGAATGTACACGTGATGGTGTCTAATGATGGCGAAGATTCCTACGGAACCACAGTCACTCTCTTCTACCCAGTGGGTCTGTCCTTTAGACGAGCTGCAGAAGGCCAAGTATTCCTTCGGAGGAAAGAG AACCAGTGGTGGCAGCGGCATGGGCAGCACCCCCTACACCTCATGTGTGACAGCACCCCAGACAGGATTCAGGGCCTCTGGAGcaccagctgcagcagcagaCATGTCATTTTCCGTGGAGGCTCACAG ATGACTTTCTTGGTAACTTTTGACGTTTCCCCCCAAGCTGAGCTGGGGGACTGGCTGCTTCTAAGAGCCGCAGTGAGCAG TGAGAATGGCGTACCTGAGACCAAAAAAACTACCTTCCAGTTGGGGATCCCAGTAAAGTACGCTGTGTACGTCGTGATCAGCAG TCACGACCAATTTACCAAGTATCTTAACTTCTCAACCTCAGAAAACGAGAGAACCAGTGTGGTCGAACATAGATTCCAG GTGAATAATCTGGGGCAGAGAGACATGCCAGTCAGCATCAACTTCTGGGTGCCTATAGAGCTGAAGGGAGAAGCTGTGTGGACAGTGATGGTTTCCCACCCTCAG AACCCGTCCACCCAATGCTATTGGAATAGACTCAAGCCAACACAATCTGACCTCCTGACTCACATGCAAAAGAATCCAGTGCTG GACTGCTCCATTGCTGACTGCCTGCACTTCCGCTGTGACGTTCCCTCCTTGGACATCCAGGATGAGCTTGACTTCATCCTGAAGGGCAACCTCAGCTTTGGCTGGATCAGTCAG ACATCGCAGAAAAAGGTGTTGCTCCTGAGTGAGGCTGAAATCACATTCAACACATCTGTGTACTCCCAGCTGCCGGGACAGGAGGCATTTCTGAGAGCCCAG ATGAAGACAGTGCTGGAGATGTATGAGGTCCACAATCCAGTCCCTCTCATCGTGGGCAGCTCAGTGGGAGGCCTGCTGCTGCTCGCTCTCATCACAGCCGTGCTTTACAAG GCTGGTTTCTTCAAACGTCAGTACAAGGAAATGTTGGAGGAAGCAACTGGACAGTTTGTCTCAGAAAATGGGACTCCAAGCCCCCAGGTTGCCCAGTGA